One genomic segment of Aquamicrobium lusatiense includes these proteins:
- a CDS encoding PstS family phosphate ABC transporter substrate-binding protein — translation MNRYLLTASVAALALAATAGFASARDQIQIAGSSTVLPYAKIVAENFSEAYSNFKTPVVESGGSSGGLKEFCKGVGENTIDIANSSRPIKESEVKACADAGVTDIQEVRIGYDGIVFATDINGPDWALTAQDIYKALAAQVIVDGKLVDNKVAKWNEVNPALPDWDIAAYIPGEKHGTREVFEEKLMTEGCKEAGALEAIKATGADDKAAAAACIAVRKDGKAVDIDGDYTETLARIDSNKTGVGVFGLAFYENNADKLKVATVEGVSPSVETIAKGEYPVSRPLFFYVKKAHLDVVPGLKEYVNFFLSDDMVGPESPLAEYGLVSAPDGERDEQRSAFEAGKTL, via the coding sequence ATGAACAGATACCTTCTCACCGCGTCGGTTGCGGCGCTCGCACTGGCCGCGACGGCCGGCTTCGCCTCGGCGCGCGACCAGATCCAGATCGCTGGTTCGTCGACCGTTCTTCCCTATGCAAAGATCGTCGCCGAGAATTTCTCGGAAGCTTATTCCAACTTCAAGACCCCGGTCGTGGAATCGGGTGGCTCTTCGGGCGGCCTCAAGGAATTCTGCAAGGGCGTCGGCGAGAACACCATCGACATCGCCAATTCCTCGCGCCCGATCAAGGAATCGGAAGTGAAGGCCTGTGCTGATGCCGGCGTCACCGACATCCAGGAAGTGCGCATCGGCTATGACGGCATCGTCTTCGCCACCGACATCAACGGTCCCGACTGGGCCCTGACCGCGCAGGACATCTACAAGGCGCTCGCCGCTCAGGTCATCGTCGATGGCAAGCTGGTCGACAACAAGGTCGCCAAGTGGAACGAAGTGAACCCGGCCCTGCCGGACTGGGATATCGCTGCCTACATCCCCGGCGAAAAGCACGGCACCCGCGAAGTCTTCGAAGAGAAGCTGATGACGGAAGGCTGCAAGGAAGCCGGCGCTCTCGAAGCCATCAAAGCAACCGGCGCTGACGACAAGGCCGCTGCTGCCGCCTGCATCGCGGTCCGCAAGGACGGCAAGGCTGTCGACATCGATGGCGACTACACCGAGACGCTGGCCCGCATCGACTCCAACAAGACCGGCGTTGGCGTGTTCGGCCTCGCCTTCTACGAAAACAACGCCGACAAGCTGAAGGTCGCCACCGTCGAAGGCGTCAGCCCCTCGGTCGAGACCATCGCCAAGGGCGAATATCCGGTGTCGCGTCCGCTGTTCTTCTACGTGAAGAAGGCTCACCTCGACGTCGTTCCGGGCCTGAAGGAGTATGTGAACTTCTTCCTCTCCGACGACATGGTCGGCCCTGAGAGCCCGCTGGCCGAGTACGGTCTGGTGTCGGCCCCCGATGGGGAGCGCGACGAGCAGCGCTCGGCTTTCGAAGCCGGCAAGACCCTCTGA